In Populus alba chromosome 1, ASM523922v2, whole genome shotgun sequence, a single window of DNA contains:
- the LOC118032993 gene encoding ATP-dependent RNA helicase HAS1, which produces MAERKHNGSAEEEEMKKRKRKRNRAKKETQDKNLNEIEGGEAEEEEEENREVEEVKDKKKKNKNKKSKKESEEEEKDKEKAEEEEEEEKESVKKMKSGGGIMSTESFDSLGLSEATRKAIQEMGFENLTQIQARAIPPLLVGKDVLGAARTGSGKTLAFLIPAVELLHNVHFAPRNGTGVVVICPTRELAIQTHAVAKDLLKYHSQTLGLVIGGAARRGEAERLGKGVNLLVATPGRLLDHLQNTKGFIYKNLKCLTIDEADRILEANFEEEMKQIIKLLPKARQTALFSATQTKKVEDLARLSFQTTPVYIDVDDGRTKVTNEGLQQGYCVVPSAKRFILLYSFLKRNLSKKVMVFFSSCNSVKFHADLLRYIQVECFDIHGKQKQQKRTSTFFDFCKAEKGILLCTDVAARGLDIPAVDWIVQFDPPDEPKEYIHRVGRTARGEGAKGNALLFLIPEELQFLRYLKAAKVPVKEYEFDQKKLANVQSQLEKLVANNYYLNKSAKDAYRSYMLAYNSHSMKDIFNVHRLDLQAVAASFCFSCPPKVNLNMESNASKFRKNTHKGSRNGFNESNPYGRQSDGDEKRQFARY; this is translated from the exons ATGGCAGAACGGAAGCACAATGGATCAGCAGAGGAGGAAGAGATGAAGAAGAGGAAACGTAAGCGAAACAgagcaaaaaaagaaacacaagatAAAAATCTCAATGAAATCGAAGGAGGAGAagcggaggaggaggaggaggaaaataGGGAAGTTGAAGAGGTAaaagataagaagaagaagaataaaaataagaagagtAAGAAGGAAAgtgaagaggaagagaaagataaagagaaggcggaggaggaggaggaggaagagaaagagtcggtgaagaagatgaaaagtGGAGGTGGGATTATGAGTACGGAATCATTTGACTCGTTGGGATTATCCGAAGCCACTCGTAAGGCTATTCAAGAGATGGGATTTGAGAATTTGACTCAg ATTCAAGCCAGGGCAATTCCACCACTCCTAGTAGGAAAAGATGTTCTTGGTGCTGCAAGGACAGGTTCTGGTAAAACTCTTGCGTTTCTAATACCAGCGGTAGAATTATTACATAATGTTCATTTTGCTCCTCGCAATGGAACGGGTGTTGTTGTCATTTGCCCGACAAGAGAACTTGCAATACAG ACTCATGCTGTGGCAAAAGACCTTCTCAAGTATCACTCTCAGACTCTTGGCTTGGTTATTGGTGGTGCAGCAAGAAGAGGAGAAGCGGAACGCCTTGGTAAAGGGGTAAATTTACTAGTGGCAACCCCTGGTCGACTTCTTGATCATCTTCAAAATACGAAGGGATTTATCTATAAGAATCTAAAG TGCCTTACGATTGATGAAGCAGACAGGATATTGGAGGCAAATTTTGAGGAAGAAATGAAGCAAATTATCAAGCTTCTACCAAAG GCTAGGCAAACTGCTTTATTTTCAGCTACCCAAACTAAAAAG GTGGAGGACCTTGCTCGGTTGTCATTTCAGACTACTCCTGTATATATTGATGTGGATGATGGTAGAACGAAG GTCACAAATGAAGGTCTGCAGCAAGGCTATTGTGTAGTGCCAAGTGCCAAGAGATTTATCCTTTTGTACTCCTTTTTGAAGAGAAATTTGTCAAAGAAAGTGATGGTCTTCTTCTCTTCATGTAACTCCGTCAAGTTTCATGCTGACCTTCTCAGATACATTCAGGTGGAATGCTTTGATATCCATGGAAAACAAAAGCAACAGAAAAGAACCTCTACCTTTTTTGATTTCTGCAAAGCAGAGAAAGGCATCTTGCTTTGTACTGATGTTGCGGCTCGTGGACTTGATATTCCTGCTGTG GACTGGATTGTGCAGTTTGATCCTCCTGATGAACCCAAG GAATACATCCACAGGGTTGGTCGAACAGCTCGAGGGGAAGGTGCAAAAGGAAATGCCTTGCTTTTCCTGATTCCAGAAGAGCTACAATTTTTGCGCTATCTGAAG GCAGCAAAAGTCCCTGTCAAGGAGTATGAATTTGATCAGAAGAAGCTGGCAAATGTTCAGTCTCAGCTG GAGAAGTTGGTGGCCAACAACTACTATTTGAACAAGTCAGCTAAAGATGCATACAGATCTTACATGTTGGCCTACAATTCACATTCTATGAAGGACATCTTTAATGTCCACCGACTTGATCTGCAG GCTGTTGCTGCTTCATTTTGCTTTTCTTGTCCACCAAAGGTGAATCTAAACATGGAAAGCAATGCTTCCAAGTTTAGGAAGAACACACACAAAGGAAGCCGAAATGGTTTCAATGAGAGCAATCCTTACGGAAGGCAGAGTGATGGAGATGAAAAGCGACAATTTGCAAGGTATTAG